In Pseudomonadota bacterium, the DNA window GGGCAGAAAAGCTCTTTTTAAGCACGTCTTCTAATCCTGATGGCGGCGCCGATAAGCCATAAAAAAACCGTTTCTGCCCTTTGCGGCATTATCACTCTAATACCCACGTCTGCAATGTGGCCTAGCCGTAAATTCTCTCCGCATTGTATTAAGATTGGTGCCCTAAAGTTTCTAATATAGCCATTAAGAAAATCATCTTTTTTTGAGGGTTAGTCTGTATCTGTTCGTAACAGTTCTGTAAGCCGTTTTATTAAACTTTATAAGGAGAGCTCTGCTATGGATTTTGTCAAAAAGATGTTGTTTTTAACTATGGTATTTATTCTGGGATCGGCGTATACCCCTTCAGCATTTGCTGAAGGTGATCAACACAAGAGCCATCATCAAGAGCAGGCCAAACATGACCATCATGACAAGGTTAGCGCAAAGCATGATGCTGTAATGGGGAAGGCAATTATTCATAGCATTGATCTGGAAAACAGAAAAATCAATCTCTCGCATGAGCCGATCCCGGCTTTAAAATGGCCTCAAATGACCATGGATATGGATGTTGCTGAAAATGTAGATATAGCTTCTCTGGAGCCAGAACAAAACATTCTCTTCCATATCGAATTGGGTGCGGACAAAATTTACCGCATCACTCAGATTATGGAAGCGGATGATCATCAGGCTACTCAGCAGTGTGTAGCTGGTATGGACTGCCCTATGCAGAAAAACCTAAACCATGCAGAACATGCTCATTAAGGCAGGAGAAAAATTAGTATCATGGATATAGAACTCATTCCAAATTGGCATCCTGTATTTGTTCATTTTACGGTCGCTTTATTAAGTTTATCGGCGCTGATGTATTTGACAGGGTTCGTTTTAAAAAAAGAAAATCTGTTAGTTGTTGCGCGGTGGAACCTTTGGATTGGCGCGATTATTACAGTCGGCACAGTTCTGGCTGGTTTTCATGCTTATAATACAGTTGCACATGATGGCCCCTCGCATGCTGCGATGACAGATCATAGGCACTGGGCGTTAATGACAGCATCCGTATTTGGTGTAATAGCACTCTGGTCACTCATCATGCATCGTGGCGCAAAAACTGTGAGCGCGGCTTTTGTTCTGGTAATCCTTTTGGCTTCCGGATTACTCGCCATTACCGGCTATAAAGGTGGTGAGGTCGTATATCGACATGGTACGGGAGTAATGAGGTTGCCGAAGGTTACGGGGGATGGTAGTCACGCAAGCCACAAACATGGTGAAGAGGTGCGTGGTGATGAGCATAAGAGCCATGCGCACAATGAAGAGCCCGGCAACCATAACGCTATGACAGAAGAGGTTGATAAACAGCCGAGTAGCGATCACATAGATCACGACCATGGCGGAGCCACGCACTGATTTGTATATCTCTTCTTGGAGGGGTGTGGCGCTATGGTAGTAACGAGGTCAAAACTATAGGGGGTTATCACCCGAAAATTAATTGTTAAAGACAGCGCAGATCACTTCGTAATAGAGCGCTATGCATGAATTGGAATGATAGTACGGGGTCATAAAATAGCGTCGTTTCCTGATGCATGGGGCTCTAAGCTGTAACCAGTAAAAAACCGGCAGAAAAAACATCTTGATCTTAGAGTACACTTCAAGGTGTAGGGTTAACTGGAAAGGTGAAATATATGAGAAATTTAACTATAGGACAATTGGCAAGTGAAAGTGGCGTTCGTTCCGATACGATCCGTTATTACGAGCAGTTGGGGCTTATTAATCCAGATGGGAGGTCTGCAGTTGGATACCGTCTCTACGGAGCAGAAAGTATTCGCCTGTTAATGTTTATTCGCAGAGCAAAAGGTTTGGGATTTAAGCTGAGAGAGATTAAAACCCTTCTTGCTCTTAAGTCATCGCAAACTGCGACCTGCAAAGACATGTTAGAGCGGACAAATCATAAGTTGGAGGAAGCTAAGGGTAATATAAAGTACTTGAAAAATATTTACGGAGCGCTCGAAAAATTATCTCAGGAGTGCCCTGGTGGCGATATGCCGCTTAGTGAGTGTCCAATTTTAGATTATTTGCATGCAGAGGGTTAATACAATTTCTTTCAGGAATGTGTCGGTATTTGTACATATGCTGGGGTTATTTTGACAATACTGGGAATTGTTTTGGTCAACACACTTCAGCAAACAGCTCTGATGAAATAACAGGAGGAAATTATGAACCACCATCACAAACATTATCACAAGCCGGAAAATAAGAAAATTTGGTGGAAAACACCTTTCGGAATGGTGTGTATTTTCTTTTTTGCTATAGCTGGGTATCTCCTATTTATGGAGCACCGCGCACACATTGGCGACAAGTGGATATGGCTGCTACTGTTGGCCTGCCCGTTAATGCACGTATTCCATCACGGCGGACATAGTGGACATGGCGGCCACGGAAGCCATGATCATTCAGATATCGAAGAGGAAAAATAAACAATGGAACATGAAATGGGAAGTTCCTATGGACTATGGTCGTTGGTTATTTTGAATTCGGCAATATTTATCATTTTTGCTTTTAGTTTTTTCAAGCCACGAACCAAGAGAGATTGGCGAAGCTTCAGTGCTTTTTCCGCCTTTGTCGTGGCATTGTTTGTGGAGATGTACGGCTTCCCTTTAACAATTTATCTTTTGTCCGGATGGCTTGCGAGCCGTTATCCGGGTGTGGATTTCCTAGCTCACGAGAATGGGCACCTATGGCATACGATTTTTGGCTTTGATGGTGACGCTCATTCCGATCCGATGCATATTGCCAGCTTTGTATTTATTGGTGGCGGCTTCTGGATTTTATCGGCCGCTTGGAATGTGCTTTATAAAGCACAGCGCGTTGGAAAAATGGCGGTGACAGGGCTGTATGAAAAAGTACGACATCCGCAATATATCGGTTTTATTGCCATTATGTTCGGCTTCCTGTTGCAATGGCCTACGATCCCAACCCTCATTCTTTTCCCGATCCTGACCTATATGTATATCCGTTTAGCTAAGAAAGAAGAACAAGATTCAAGTGAACGTTTTGGCATAGCATGGGCAGATTATTCTGCCCGAGTTCCGGCGTTTATCCCTAAATTTTCATCATCTTCAACTGCTCAAAAAGGAGAAAAATAATGAACGATCATAAACACGATAAAAAATCCGGCGGGTGCTGCGGTAGTGATAAACATAACGATCATAGCAACCCAGAAAAAGACAAAGATGGCTGTTGTGGGGGAGATAAAGATAAAAAACCAGAAACAGATAAAGCAGAAGAAAAAGGCGGTTGCTGCGGTAGCAACAAATAAAGCGGAGAAATGACATGGCCTCACATGACCACGGCTCGACAAAAATGGCTGAAGATCATTCCCATTGTGCCCATCACGGTGACAATAAGCCTACCGATGACGCGCTCAAGCACGGTGGCAAATACGACAGGGTGCCGGAAGGGTTTGGTGGAACAGTTTATACCTGTCCCATGCACCCCGAAGTGCGTCAGCCTAAACCGGGGTCGTGTCCTATTTGTGGAATGGGCCTTGAAGCCGAAACGACTTCTGCTCGGGATGATGAGGAACCTAATCTGGAACTTGTGGATTTCGCTCGCCGTTTTTGGGTGGGGGCAGTTTTAACAATACCGCTCCTTATTTTATCAATGTCGCCTTTCGTTGGGTTTACTGCTATCCGTGAGTTTTTTGGGGAACGCATGACGCTCTGGATTGAATTTGCCTTGGGTACGCCCGTTATTGTCTGGTCGGGGTGGCCTTTTTTTGTGCGAGGCTTTCACTCTTTCCGCACTATGAAACTCAATATGTTTAGCCTGATTTCTATGGGTACGGGCGCAGCTTATATCTTCAGTATTTTTGCGGTTCTAATGCCTGATATTTTCCCTGATGGATTTCGTGATGCTGAAGGTCATGTCGGGGTTTATTTTGAAGCTGCTGCTGTCATTATAACGCTTGTGTTGTTAGGCCAGATTATGGAGTTACGTGCTCGTGAGCGCACGGGGGCGGCGATTAAGGCGTTACTGGATATGGCGGCTAAAACCGCCCGTGTGATCCGTGAAGACGGCACGGAAGAGGAAATTCCGCTTGAAGATGTGCTGGTTGGCGATAAGCTGCGTGTGCGCCCAGGTGATAAAGTGCCGGTGGATGGAAAAGTTCTTGAGGGCCGGTCTTCGGTTGATGAATCGATGATTTCCGGTGAACCGGTACCGGTTGAAAAAGTCTCCGGAGATACTGTGACCGGGGCCACGATCAATGGCACGGGCAGTTTGATTATTGAGGCGACACGGGTGGGCGCAGATACGACACTCTCACAAATCGTTGAGATGGTCGCTAATGCACAAAGATCGCGCGCTCCGATCCAGAAATATGCCGATATGGTAGCCGGATATTTTGTGCCTGTGGTGATTCTTGTTGCTATTTTTGCCTTTATTGGCTGGGCTATCTGGGGTCCGGATCCGGCGCTGTCTTATGGTCTTGTTGCTGCCGTGGCGGTGTTGATTATCGCCTGTCCCTGCGCTCTTGGTCTGGCCACGCCGATGTCGATTATGACGGCGACAGGGCGCGGCGCACAGGCTGGTGTTTTGATTAAGAATGCCGAAGCTCTGGAGCGTTTTGAAAAGGTCGATATCTTGATTGTTGATAAGACGGGTACCCTCACTGAAGGAAAGCCTAAGCTGGTTGCGGTGCTGCCTGAAGAGGGGCATGATGAGGCCGAAGTTCTGCGTCTTGCGGCTTCACTTGAACGCGGATCAGAGCATCCGCTAGCTGAAGCTATCGTGAAAGGAGCAGAAGAGCGTGGCGTAGATATGGCGGATGCCACGGACTTTGAAGCTATCACAGGTAAAGGTGTTAAAGGCGTGGTTGATGGGCATGCAGTGGCACTCGGTAATTCTAAACTGATCGCTGATATGGGGCTTGATAGCGGGGCACTGGTTGAGACTGCTAATGCACGGCGTGATGAGGGTGAAACGGTGATGTTTGTTGTTCTTGACAACGCTATTGCCGGGCTGGTCAGTGTGGCTGACCCCGTTAAGGAAACAACACCTGCGGCTTTGAAAGCGCTGCATGAGCTTGGTTTCCGGATTATCATGGCGACCGGTGATAATGAGCGCACGGCAAAGGCTGTGGCCGGACGGTTGGGGATTGATGAGATCCGCGCCGACGTTTTGCCGGAGGATAAAGCCCGGATTATCAAGGAACTTCAGGAGCAGGGTCTCAAAGTCGCGATGGCTGGGGATGGTGTCAATGATGCACCAGCCTTGGCGCAAGCCGATGTGGGCATTGCTATGGGTACTGGTGCGGATGTGGCGATTGAAAGCGCAGGTTTTACCCTCATTAAAGGCAATCTTGACGGTATTGTCCGCGCCCGCCGCCTCGTGCGCGCTACCATGCGCAATATCCGTCAGAATCTGTTTTTTGCCTTGGTTTATAATGCCGCTGGTGTTCCGGTGGCGGCGGGGCTTTTGTTTCCGCTTTTTGGCATATTGATTAGTCCGATGTTTGCCGCCTTTGCTATGAGCGCATCATCGATTTCAGTTGTTTTGAATGCACTGCGCTTGCGGCGTGTAAAAATTTGAAAGGGAACGAAAATTAAAATGGAACATCTCAGAGGAAGGAAATATGGATCAATTTTCTGGTGACATTGCAGCCATGCTAGAAATCGCACTGATCGGCGCCGGTCTGGTGGTTCTTTATTACGGGGGTAAAGAAGGCTCAAAGCTAATGAAGGCAGGTGCTTGTCTCATGCTGATCGGGGGCTTTTTGGGCCTTGCCTGTACTGGATATTGGTGGTTTAAATATCACAGCATAGGGGTTTTTGATAACCCGAGAGTTTCAACTGTCAATCTCGTGCACCATGATGGTGACACCAAGCATCATTTCTTTCCTAAAGAGTAATGAGAAATATGCAAAAGCGTACACGCCATTTTGCTGTCGCGGGTAAAATCGCTAGTGCCGATCAATGGGCTAGTCTTATGATGATTGGTGCGCTGGTTGTTGCTTTGTTCTGTGTTAATTCACCCCTGAAGCTAGCTTACGATATTTTTCACCACACGCCTGTTGCGATCAGTTTCGGAGATTTTGTTCTGCAAAAGCCGCTGGTGTTTTGGATTAATGAAGGACTGATGGCACTTTTCTTTTTGGCCGTTACCCTTGAAATTAAGCGCGAGATTCTGGAAGGCCACTTCTCTGGCATGCGCCAAATACTCCTGCCCGCTTTTGCGGCTTTAGGTGGGATGGCAATTCCGGCGGCGTTTTATTTTTTGCTCAACCGAAATAGTCACGAGTGGATTCAAGGCTGGGCGATTCCAACGGCTACCGATATTGCACTTAGTCTCGGCGTGCTGTCATTACTGGGCAAGCGTGTACCGATTGAGCTGAAGCTGTTTCTGGCCGCGCTGGCCATATTTGATGATCTGGGCGGGATTCTGATTATTGCACTTTTCTATGGTAGTCACCTGACTGTGAGCGTTCTTCTTTTCTCACTACTTGGTATTGCTACTTTATTTGTATTGAATCGCTTGGGTGTACCTCGTGCTTCGCTTTATGTCGTCATCGGCATCTTTTTATGGGCGACTTTTCAAGAATCCGGCATCCATCCGACTATGGCTGGTGTTGCAGTGGGGCTGGCTTTGCCTTTACGGCTTAAAAAGTCATGCACTCATATCCCTTTGCGCTTTGTTGAGGATGGTTTGCACCCGTGGGTAGCGTTTTTCGTTATACCGCTTTTTGCTTTTTTTAATGCTGGAATTATTATTAGCGATGTTACTCTGCATTATTTGGAATCATCGCTCTCACTCGGTATTATTGCCGGACTTGTTCTTGGAAAACCGCTTGGTATTTTTACCTTCGCGTGGCTTTCACATCTATTTGGTTTTGCCAGTTTGGCCCCTCACGTGAGTTGGCGGCATATTTTTGGTGTGGCGTTACTTGGTGGGATAGGTTTTACCATGGCGTTGTTTTTAAACACACTGGCCTTTCCTGTTGGGGGTAATTCTGAGGTTGGCAGAATAGCAATACTTTCTGGTTCTTTGATATCTGCCCTGGCCGGATATGTATGGTTATACTTCAGCTTGCCAAAATCTGAACATTAAACCATCCATCTAAGGAGATTTAAATGAAACTGACATTTTTAGGTGCAACTAGTACGGTGACCGGTTCGAAATATCTTCTAGAAGCTGGTGGTAAGAAGATTATGATAGATTGTGGCCTGTTTCAAGGCCATAAGGAGCTGCGCCTGCGTAATTGGCAAGGATTCCCGGTCAACCCACGCGACATTGATGCGTTGATCTTAACTCATGCCCACCTGGATCACAGCGGCTATATTCCCAAACTGACAAATGCTGGGTTTGAAGGGCCGATATACTGTTCCGAGGCCACGTTTGATTTATGCAAAATTTTGTTGCCCGATAGTGGTCATATTCAGGAAGATGACGCTGAACGCGCTAACCGCTATGGTTATACCAAACATAAACCAGCTTTGCCGCTTTACACGGAGCAAGAAGCCCGTGAGACATTTGAATATTTCAAACCTGTTGATTTTGGTAAGCCGTACAAGATTACAGATGAGCTTGAATTTACTTTGCATCATGCCGGACATATTTTGGGGGCATCTTTTATTAGGGTTAGCGACAAAGGCGGTACATCCATCCTATTTTCTGGCGATATAGGCCGTCTTGACGATCCTGTAATGAAAGCGCCGGAAAAAATAGAAGATGCTGACTATATTGTTGTGGAATCAACATATGGTGACAGACTGCACGGGAAAAGTGATCCTACAGAAGATATTGAACGTGTCGTTCAGGAGACCATTCAGAGAGGTGGTACGGTTGTGATCCCTGCTTTTGCAGTTGGTCGAGCACAAGCTATGATGTTCTACATTCACAAACTAAAAATCACTGGTCGTATACCACGTAATCTGTCAGTTTTTCTTGATAGTCCTATGGCAATCAATGTGTCTGATTTGCTTTGTAAACATATAAATGATCACCGAATGCCCCCTAATTTTTGTATGGATGTTTGTGGAGTTGCAACATACACGCGCTCTGTAGAGCAATCCAAAGCTATTAACAGTAAAAATAACAATATGCCGAAGATTGTTATTTCAGCTAGCGGTATGGCGACTGGGGGGCGTGTTCTTCACCATCTAAAGAATTATATTGGTGATGAGCGCAATACCATCCTTTTGGCTGGATTTCAGGCCGGAGGAACGCGTGGTGCTAGACTGGCTCGTGGAGAAAAGGAAATCAAAATCCATGGTCAACTTTTTCCAGTGCGGGCACAGATCGAGAAGCTCGATAACATGTCGGCGCATGCCGATTATGCTGAAATTTTGTCGTGGATGGGTGGTTTTAAAAGCCCACCACGTAAGGTATTTGTTGTCCACGGCGAAGCGACAGCGGCGCGAAGTATGAGAGATAAAATCGAAGAAAAATTTGGCTGGAACACAGAGGTTCCCGAATACCTACAAACGGAGGAATTATGACGGACAGACCTAAGTCTATATTGAAGCTGCGGCGCCTTGGTATAGATACCTATAAGGAGGCCGTGATATATATGCGTGAGGATTGCCATGTTTGTCGTGCTGAAGGCTTTGAAGTACAGGCGCGGGTTAAAGTAACTCTAAACGGGGAATATTTGATCGCGACGTTGAATATGGTGACATCCGATATTTTGCAGCATGGCGAGGTCAGCTTGTCCGAATATGCTCTACAAAAGCTTGAAGCCCGGGATGGGGATGAAATCCATGTTTCTCATCCTTCTCCCGTTCATTCTCTCAGCCATGTACGCTCTAAAATCTATGGTAATGCATTGGGATCGGATCATTTGCGGTTGATTGTCAATGACATAGTTGCCGGTCGATATTCAGACATTCATGTGTCTTCTTTTTTAACCGCTTGTGCAGGCGGGCGACTTAATGGGATGGAGGTCGTTCATTTAACCCGCGCTATGGTTGATAGTGGTGAGAAGCTGGATTGGGGCGGGAAACTGGTGGTGGATAAGCATTGCGTCGGCGGCTTGCCAGGAAACCGTACAACACCGATTGTGGTAGCAATTGTTGCAGCGCACGGGCTGACCATGCCAAAGACCTCATCGCGTGCTATAACTTCTCCGGCAGGAACGGCGGATACGATGGAAGTGCTGACCAATGTTAATCTTGATGTGGTAGCTATGCGCAAAGTAGTGGAGTTGGAAAATGGCTGTGTGGTCTGGGGTGGTTCAGTGTCTTTAAGCCCTGCAGATGATATTCTCATTCGCGTAGAAAAAGCTTTGGATCTCGATAGTGAAGGGCAACTTGTTGCGTCTATTCTGTCAAAAAAAATTGCTGCCGGATCTTCGCACGTTTTAATCGATATACCGGTAGGACCTACAGCTAAGATACGTTCTATAGAGATGGCCGCAGAACTTTCCCGTTACCTGGAACAAACAGGAGCAGAAATGGGGATAGGCGTGCGTGTGCATACAAGCGATGGCAGTCAGCCGATCGGGCGTGGCATTGGTCCCGCTTTGGAAGCGCGAGATCTTATAGCTGTGTTGAAGGGGGAAAAAGATGCTCCGGATGATTTACGACAACGGGCACTAGACTTGGCTGGATATATTCTAGAATTTTCACCGGACGTTGAAAATGGACAAGGTCGAGCACTGGCTATGGCTCTTCTGGAAAACGGCAAGGCATGGGAAAAGTTTCAGGCAATTTGTGAGGCTCAGGGGGGTATGAAGGATATCCCGACCGCTGGATATACGCAGGTGATTGAATCGAATAGAGCAGGGCAGGTCATGGCTATTGATAACCGCCGTATCGCCCGTGTGGCAAAATTGGCCGGAGCTCCTGCGGATAGGGAGGCCGGTGTAGATCTCCATAGCCCGGTGGGCACAAAGGTTGAAAAAGGCCAACCGCTTTTTACCGTGCATTCTAATGCGCCGGGGGAGCTTGATTACGCGTTGAGTTATCTTGAAGAACAGAATGGGATCATAGACATTCAAGGAGAAACATCATGAGTCTCTTATTTGCTTATCCGAAGAATGAAGAGCACGCTGTAGCGCTAGTCAAGGAGACCGGATATGAGCTGGGAGCAGTAAAAATCCACCATTTTCCGGATGGTGAAACTTTAGTGCGGCTGGAAACCGATGTAAAAGATAAAGATGTGATTTTATTTTGCAGTCTTGATCATCCTGACAGTAAAGCTATGACGCTCATGTTTATTGCGCAAACTGCCAAAGAGCTGGGTGCAAAATCAGTGGGACTGATTGCGCCGTATCTTGGCTATATGCGTCAGGACAAGCGCTTTAATGAAGGAGAAGCGATCACTTCCAATATCTTTGCAGCTTTTTTATCGCGACATTTTGATAGCTTGATCACTGTTGACCCGCATCTTCACCGTCACAAGACTATGAAAGAAATATATACTATTCCGGCACAGGTGATCCACGCTGCCGACGCCATCGCGGGT includes these proteins:
- a CDS encoding copper-binding protein; this encodes MDFVKKMLFLTMVFILGSAYTPSAFAEGDQHKSHHQEQAKHDHHDKVSAKHDAVMGKAIIHSIDLENRKINLSHEPIPALKWPQMTMDMDVAENVDIASLEPEQNILFHIELGADKIYRITQIMEADDHQATQQCVAGMDCPMQKNLNHAEHAH
- a CDS encoding DUF2231 domain-containing protein, which encodes MDIELIPNWHPVFVHFTVALLSLSALMYLTGFVLKKENLLVVARWNLWIGAIITVGTVLAGFHAYNTVAHDGPSHAAMTDHRHWALMTASVFGVIALWSLIMHRGAKTVSAAFVLVILLASGLLAITGYKGGEVVYRHGTGVMRLPKVTGDGSHASHKHGEEVRGDEHKSHAHNEEPGNHNAMTEEVDKQPSSDHIDHDHGGATH
- a CDS encoding MerR family transcriptional regulator → MRNLTIGQLASESGVRSDTIRYYEQLGLINPDGRSAVGYRLYGAESIRLLMFIRRAKGLGFKLREIKTLLALKSSQTATCKDMLERTNHKLEEAKGNIKYLKNIYGALEKLSQECPGGDMPLSECPILDYLHAEG
- a CDS encoding DUF2933 domain-containing protein, translated to MVCIFFFAIAGYLLFMEHRAHIGDKWIWLLLLACPLMHVFHHGGHSGHGGHGSHDHSDIEEEK
- a CDS encoding isoprenylcysteine carboxylmethyltransferase family protein yields the protein MEHEMGSSYGLWSLVILNSAIFIIFAFSFFKPRTKRDWRSFSAFSAFVVALFVEMYGFPLTIYLLSGWLASRYPGVDFLAHENGHLWHTIFGFDGDAHSDPMHIASFVFIGGGFWILSAAWNVLYKAQRVGKMAVTGLYEKVRHPQYIGFIAIMFGFLLQWPTIPTLILFPILTYMYIRLAKKEEQDSSERFGIAWADYSARVPAFIPKFSSSSTAQKGEK
- a CDS encoding copper-translocating P-type ATPase gives rise to the protein MAEDHSHCAHHGDNKPTDDALKHGGKYDRVPEGFGGTVYTCPMHPEVRQPKPGSCPICGMGLEAETTSARDDEEPNLELVDFARRFWVGAVLTIPLLILSMSPFVGFTAIREFFGERMTLWIEFALGTPVIVWSGWPFFVRGFHSFRTMKLNMFSLISMGTGAAYIFSIFAVLMPDIFPDGFRDAEGHVGVYFEAAAVIITLVLLGQIMELRARERTGAAIKALLDMAAKTARVIREDGTEEEIPLEDVLVGDKLRVRPGDKVPVDGKVLEGRSSVDESMISGEPVPVEKVSGDTVTGATINGTGSLIIEATRVGADTTLSQIVEMVANAQRSRAPIQKYADMVAGYFVPVVILVAIFAFIGWAIWGPDPALSYGLVAAVAVLIIACPCALGLATPMSIMTATGRGAQAGVLIKNAEALERFEKVDILIVDKTGTLTEGKPKLVAVLPEEGHDEAEVLRLAASLERGSEHPLAEAIVKGAEERGVDMADATDFEAITGKGVKGVVDGHAVALGNSKLIADMGLDSGALVETANARRDEGETVMFVVLDNAIAGLVSVADPVKETTPAALKALHELGFRIIMATGDNERTAKAVAGRLGIDEIRADVLPEDKARIIKELQEQGLKVAMAGDGVNDAPALAQADVGIAMGTGADVAIESAGFTLIKGNLDGIVRARRLVRATMRNIRQNLFFALVYNAAGVPVAAGLLFPLFGILISPMFAAFAMSASSISVVLNALRLRRVKI
- the nhaA gene encoding Na+/H+ antiporter NhaA, giving the protein MQKRTRHFAVAGKIASADQWASLMMIGALVVALFCVNSPLKLAYDIFHHTPVAISFGDFVLQKPLVFWINEGLMALFFLAVTLEIKREILEGHFSGMRQILLPAFAALGGMAIPAAFYFLLNRNSHEWIQGWAIPTATDIALSLGVLSLLGKRVPIELKLFLAALAIFDDLGGILIIALFYGSHLTVSVLLFSLLGIATLFVLNRLGVPRASLYVVIGIFLWATFQESGIHPTMAGVAVGLALPLRLKKSCTHIPLRFVEDGLHPWVAFFVIPLFAFFNAGIIISDVTLHYLESSLSLGIIAGLVLGKPLGIFTFAWLSHLFGFASLAPHVSWRHIFGVALLGGIGFTMALFLNTLAFPVGGNSEVGRIAILSGSLISALAGYVWLYFSLPKSEH
- a CDS encoding MBL fold metallo-hydrolase, encoding MKLTFLGATSTVTGSKYLLEAGGKKIMIDCGLFQGHKELRLRNWQGFPVNPRDIDALILTHAHLDHSGYIPKLTNAGFEGPIYCSEATFDLCKILLPDSGHIQEDDAERANRYGYTKHKPALPLYTEQEARETFEYFKPVDFGKPYKITDELEFTLHHAGHILGASFIRVSDKGGTSILFSGDIGRLDDPVMKAPEKIEDADYIVVESTYGDRLHGKSDPTEDIERVVQETIQRGGTVVIPAFAVGRAQAMMFYIHKLKITGRIPRNLSVFLDSPMAINVSDLLCKHINDHRMPPNFCMDVCGVATYTRSVEQSKAINSKNNNMPKIVISASGMATGGRVLHHLKNYIGDERNTILLAGFQAGGTRGARLARGEKEIKIHGQLFPVRAQIEKLDNMSAHADYAEILSWMGGFKSPPRKVFVVHGEATAARSMRDKIEEKFGWNTEVPEYLQTEEL
- a CDS encoding thymidine phosphorylase family protein, whose translation is MTDRPKSILKLRRLGIDTYKEAVIYMREDCHVCRAEGFEVQARVKVTLNGEYLIATLNMVTSDILQHGEVSLSEYALQKLEARDGDEIHVSHPSPVHSLSHVRSKIYGNALGSDHLRLIVNDIVAGRYSDIHVSSFLTACAGGRLNGMEVVHLTRAMVDSGEKLDWGGKLVVDKHCVGGLPGNRTTPIVVAIVAAHGLTMPKTSSRAITSPAGTADTMEVLTNVNLDVVAMRKVVELENGCVVWGGSVSLSPADDILIRVEKALDLDSEGQLVASILSKKIAAGSSHVLIDIPVGPTAKIRSIEMAAELSRYLEQTGAEMGIGVRVHTSDGSQPIGRGIGPALEARDLIAVLKGEKDAPDDLRQRALDLAGYILEFSPDVENGQGRALAMALLENGKAWEKFQAICEAQGGMKDIPTAGYTQVIESNRAGQVMAIDNRRIARVAKLAGAPADREAGVDLHSPVGTKVEKGQPLFTVHSNAPGELDYALSYLEEQNGIIDIQGETS
- a CDS encoding ribose-phosphate pyrophosphokinase, with amino-acid sequence MSLLFAYPKNEEHAVALVKETGYELGAVKIHHFPDGETLVRLETDVKDKDVILFCSLDHPDSKAMTLMFIAQTAKELGAKSVGLIAPYLGYMRQDKRFNEGEAITSNIFAAFLSRHFDSLITVDPHLHRHKTMKEIYTIPAQVIHAADAIAGWIKGNVEKPVLIGPDEESEQWVSDVAARADVPYTVLTKTRRGDKEVEVSVPDVDQYKAHTPVLVDDIISTAHTMIATVIHLKRAGMNPPVCIGVHAVFSGGGYEALQKAGTAKIVTCNTIPHPSNAIDLSSLLAVHLQNKKV